One window of Fusobacterium polymorphum genomic DNA carries:
- a CDS encoding spore photoproduct lyase family protein translates to MLYIVTALYIEAKPLISLFNLKKDNTYTKFQVFSNENIKLIISGTGKIKSATALTYLISNKDIKENDYIINIGFIASTNNNSQLGDIIYISKIQNAYSDTTFYPEMIYKHNFLEGSLTTFDKIIENKIENVEYIDMEAYGFFQTASIFFKKDKIIILKIVSDILKENVEDRILIDFKDEKLFNESYKKIYGFLLKFINISDDNKNNFDNNEQDLIKKVLENLKLSDTMTYEFFNILKYLKIKYGNIDILKKYENIEVNSKVQGKKIFEEIKEFSKLNNKVEIERKALNNKNSNLFNNRFSHIYIEKKILNNKNTLEILSKFKDAKIIEIDNYKEVFSSNNQDFHLQKLGQKLILASNKPNMIYEGAVVCESFENDNFYYSSSIINCVYDCEYCYLQGVYSSGNIVIFVDIEKVFEEVEELYNKLKTLYLCVSYDTDLLAIENICGFSEKWYHFIKDKKYLKIELRTKSGNIDKFLNLKPLDNFIIAFTLSPENIALRNEKYTASFKNRVEAIKELQKKGWKVRICIDPLIYSDNFEKNYSQMIEYLFNEIDKEKVIDVSIGVFRISKEYLKKMRNQNQNSEILYYPFECIDGVYTYSDKTKSYMINFIKEQFLKYININKIYM, encoded by the coding sequence AAAATCTGCTACTGCTTTAACATACCTAATTTCAAATAAAGATATTAAAGAAAATGACTATATAATAAATATTGGTTTTATAGCAAGTACAAATAATAATTCTCAATTAGGAGATATAATATATATTTCAAAAATTCAAAATGCTTATTCAGATACAACTTTCTATCCTGAAATGATTTATAAACATAATTTCTTAGAGGGGAGTTTAACTACTTTTGATAAAATAATTGAGAATAAAATTGAAAATGTAGAATATATAGATATGGAAGCCTATGGTTTTTTCCAAACAGCTTCTATTTTTTTTAAAAAAGATAAAATTATTATCTTGAAGATAGTATCTGATATATTAAAAGAAAATGTTGAAGATAGAATTTTAATTGATTTTAAAGATGAGAAGTTATTTAATGAAAGTTATAAAAAAATTTATGGTTTTTTATTAAAATTTATCAATATTTCAGATGATAATAAAAATAATTTTGATAATAATGAACAAGATTTGATAAAAAAAGTATTAGAAAATTTAAAATTAAGTGATACAATGACTTATGAGTTTTTTAATATACTAAAATACCTTAAAATAAAATATGGAAATATTGATATATTAAAAAAATATGAAAATATTGAAGTTAATTCAAAAGTTCAAGGAAAGAAAATTTTTGAAGAAATAAAAGAATTTAGTAAGTTAAATAATAAAGTTGAAATTGAAAGAAAAGCTTTAAATAATAAAAATTCTAACTTATTTAATAATAGATTTTCTCATATTTATATTGAAAAGAAAATTTTAAATAATAAAAATACTTTGGAAATATTATCTAAATTTAAAGATGCAAAGATAATAGAAATTGACAACTATAAAGAAGTATTTTCAAGTAATAATCAAGACTTTCATTTACAAAAATTAGGACAGAAATTAATTCTTGCCTCTAATAAGCCTAATATGATTTATGAAGGTGCAGTGGTTTGTGAAAGTTTTGAAAATGATAATTTTTATTACTCTTCTTCTATAATAAACTGTGTCTATGATTGTGAATATTGTTATCTTCAAGGAGTTTATTCTTCTGGAAATATAGTTATTTTTGTTGATATTGAAAAAGTTTTTGAAGAAGTTGAAGAGCTATATAATAAATTAAAAACTTTATATCTTTGTGTATCTTATGATACAGATTTACTTGCAATAGAAAATATCTGTGGTTTTTCTGAAAAATGGTATCATTTCATTAAGGATAAGAAATATTTAAAAATTGAATTAAGAACAAAATCAGGAAATATTGATAAATTTTTAAATTTAAAACCTTTGGATAATTTTATAATTGCTTTTACATTATCTCCTGAAAATATTGCTTTAAGAAATGAAAAATATACAGCTAGTTTTAAAAATAGGGTAGAAGCTATTAAAGAATTGCAAAAAAAGGGCTGGAAAGTTAGAATTTGCATAGACCCTTTAATATATAGTGATAATTTTGAAAAAAATTATAGTCAAATGATAGAATATTTATTTAATGAAATAGATAAGGAAAAAGTTATTGATGTAAGTATTGGAGTATTTAGAATTTCAAAAGAATATTTAAAAAAGATGAGAAATCAAAACCAAAATTCAGAAATTTTATATTATCCTTTTGAGTGCATTGATGGAGTTTATACATATTCTGATAAAACAAAATCATATATGATAAACTTTATTAAAGAACAATTTTTAAAATATATCAATATAAATAAGATTTATATGTAA
- a CDS encoding MBL fold metallo-hydrolase: protein MKISILGSGSGGNSTFVEIEDYKLLVDTGFSCKKTEEKLEKIGKKLSDISAILITHEHSDHINGAGVIARKYDIPIYITPESYRAGAVKLGEIDKSLLNFIDGDFILNDKVKVSPFDVMHDAERTIGFKLETQLNKKIAISTDIGYITNIVREYFKDVDAMVIESNYDFNTLMNCSYPWNLKERVKSRNGHLSNNECAKFIKEMYTDKLKKVFLAHVSKDSNNISLIKETLEDEFIGMIRKPNCEITTQDNVTKLFDIDE, encoded by the coding sequence ATGAAAATTTCAATTCTAGGAAGTGGAAGTGGAGGGAATTCAACTTTTGTAGAAATAGAAGACTATAAACTTTTGGTAGATACAGGTTTCAGTTGTAAAAAAACTGAAGAAAAATTAGAAAAGATTGGAAAAAAATTATCAGATATTTCAGCAATTTTAATAACTCATGAGCACAGTGACCATATAAATGGGGCAGGAGTTATAGCAAGAAAATATGATATACCTATCTATATTACTCCTGAAAGTTATAGAGCAGGAGCAGTTAAATTAGGAGAAATAGACAAATCTTTATTAAATTTTATTGATGGTGATTTTATTCTTAATGATAAAGTAAAAGTTTCTCCATTTGATGTTATGCATGATGCTGAAAGAACTATTGGTTTTAAATTAGAAACTCAACTAAATAAAAAAATAGCAATATCTACTGATATTGGTTATATAACAAATATAGTTAGAGAATATTTTAAAGATGTTGATGCTATGGTTATTGAAAGTAATTATGATTTTAATACTCTTATGAATTGTTCATATCCATGGAATTTGAAGGAAAGAGTTAAAAGTAGAAATGGTCATCTTTCAAATAATGAGTGTGCAAAATTTATTAAAGAGATGTATACAGATAAATTAAAAAAAGTATTCTTGGCTCATGTAAGTAAAGATAGTAATAATATTTCTCTAATAAAAGAAACTCTTGAAGATGAATTTATTGGAATGATTAGAAAGCCTAACTGTGAGATAACAACACAAGACAATGTAACAAAACTATTTGATATAGATGAATAG
- a CDS encoding SDR family oxidoreductase, with amino-acid sequence MKIALVTGSTSGIGYEISKRLLKMNYIVYGIGRNFIKNDENIFKEYENFIPVTCDLSKLDNLEKTLHSLKKINFDLIVNSAGVGYFGLHEEMNISKIKNMISINLQAPLVISQYFLRTLKENKGIIINISSVTANKESPLASVYSATKVGLSQFSKSLFEEVRKNDVKVITIYPDMTKTNFYENNTYFECDDDEKAYIKMEDIGNTIEFILNQSENIVFTDITIKPQRHKIKKVKRKE; translated from the coding sequence ATGAAAATTGCTTTAGTTACAGGTTCTACCTCTGGAATAGGCTATGAAATATCAAAAAGATTATTAAAAATGAATTACATTGTCTATGGTATTGGTAGAAATTTTATAAAAAATGATGAAAATATTTTTAAAGAATATGAAAATTTTATCCCTGTTACTTGTGATTTATCAAAGCTTGATAACTTAGAAAAAACATTACACTCCTTAAAAAAGATAAATTTTGATTTAATAGTGAATTCTGCTGGTGTAGGATATTTTGGTTTACATGAAGAAATGAATATATCAAAAATTAAAAATATGATATCTATTAATTTACAAGCACCACTTGTAATTAGTCAATATTTTTTAAGGACATTAAAAGAAAATAAAGGTATAATAATAAATATTTCATCAGTTACTGCAAATAAAGAAAGTCCTTTGGCTTCTGTCTATTCTGCAACAAAAGTAGGGCTTAGTCAATTTTCAAAAAGTTTATTTGAAGAAGTTAGAAAAAATGATGTAAAGGTTATAACTATTTATCCAGATATGACTAAGACAAATTTTTATGAAAATAATACTTATTTTGAATGTGATGATGATGAAAAAGCATATATAAAAATGGAAGATATAGGAAATACAATAGAGTTTATTTTAAATCAAAGTGAAAATATAGTTTTCACAGATATAACAATAAAACCACAAAGGCATAAGATAAAAAAAGTAAAAAGAAAGGAATAA
- a CDS encoding NAD(P)/FAD-dependent oxidoreductase translates to MKVNISNIIVSINKNQEKEIYKELEKNGISRENIENLKYLKKSIDSRKKNDIKFIYTLEINLKKNINLEKYSKLSLAKEDIYEKRMSLYPKREVAVVGTGPAGLFSALRLAELGYIPIVFERGEEVDKRNVTTDNFIKSNILNPNSNIQFGEGGAGTYSDGKLNTRIKSEYIEKVFKEFIECGAQEEIFWNYKPHIGTDVLRVVVKNLREKIKSLGGKFYFNSLVEDIEVKNNEIKALKILEVDSQKRYTYDIDKVIFAIGHSSRDTYKTLYSKGVAMENKPFAIGVRIEHLRKDIDKMQYGEAVSNPLLEAATYNMAFNNKKETRGTFSFCMCPGGEIVNASSELGASLVNGMSYSTRSGKFSNSAIVVGISEKDYGDQIFSGMYLQEKLEKKNYEIVGTYGAIYQNVIDFMKHKKTTFEIESSYKMKLFSYDINNFFPNYITRNLQSAFENWSKNNLFISEKVNLIGPETRTSAPVKILRDLKGESISIKGLFPIGEGAGYAGGIMSAAVDGIKIVDLAFSKKIF, encoded by the coding sequence ATGAAAGTTAATATTAGTAATATAATAGTATCAATTAATAAAAATCAGGAAAAAGAAATATATAAAGAGTTAGAAAAAAATGGTATTTCTAGAGAGAATATAGAAAATTTAAAATATTTAAAAAAATCTATTGATAGTAGAAAGAAAAATGATATTAAATTTATCTATACTTTGGAAATTAATTTAAAGAAAAATATAAATTTAGAAAAATATTCTAAGCTAAGTTTAGCTAAGGAAGATATTTATGAAAAAAGAATGTCTCTTTATCCTAAAAGAGAAGTTGCTGTTGTTGGAACAGGACCTGCAGGACTTTTTTCTGCTTTAAGATTAGCAGAATTAGGATATATTCCCATTGTTTTTGAAAGAGGAGAAGAAGTAGACAAAAGAAATGTTACAACAGATAATTTTATAAAGAGTAATATTCTCAATCCTAATTCAAATATACAGTTTGGAGAAGGCGGAGCAGGAACTTATTCTGATGGTAAATTAAATACTAGAATTAAAAGTGAGTATATTGAAAAAGTTTTTAAAGAATTCATAGAATGTGGTGCTCAAGAAGAAATCTTTTGGAATTATAAGCCACATATTGGGACTGATGTACTAAGAGTTGTAGTTAAAAATCTAAGAGAAAAAATTAAATCTTTAGGTGGGAAATTTTATTTTAATTCACTTGTTGAAGATATTGAAGTAAAGAATAATGAAATTAAAGCTTTAAAAATTTTAGAAGTGGATAGTCAAAAAAGATATACTTATGATATAGATAAGGTTATTTTTGCTATTGGACATTCATCAAGAGATACATATAAAACGCTATATTCAAAAGGTGTTGCTATGGAAAATAAACCTTTTGCTATTGGAGTTAGAATTGAACATTTGAGAAAAGATATAGATAAAATGCAATATGGAGAAGCTGTTTCAAATCCACTTTTAGAAGCTGCAACTTATAATATGGCTTTTAATAATAAAAAAGAAACAAGAGGGACTTTTTCATTTTGTATGTGTCCAGGTGGAGAAATTGTAAATGCTTCATCTGAATTGGGAGCTTCTCTTGTCAATGGTATGAGTTATTCTACAAGAAGTGGTAAATTTTCAAATTCTGCAATAGTAGTTGGAATATCTGAAAAAGATTATGGAGATCAAATTTTTTCTGGTATGTATTTACAAGAAAAATTAGAGAAAAAAAATTATGAAATTGTTGGAACTTATGGGGCTATTTACCAAAATGTAATAGATTTTATGAAACATAAAAAAACTACTTTTGAAATTGAAAGTAGCTATAAGATGAAATTATTTTCTTATGATATAAATAATTTTTTCCCGAATTATATAACTAGAAATCTTCAATCAGCTTTTGAAAATTGGAGTAAAAATAATCTTTTTATTTCAGAAAAAGTAAACTTAATAGGTCCTGAAACTAGAACTTCTGCTCCTGTTAAAATTTTAAGAGATTTAAAGGGTGAATCTATTTCAATTAAAGGATTATTTCCTATTGGTGAAGGAGCAGGTTATGCAGGTGGAATTATGAGTGCTGCTGTTGATGGAATTAAGATTGTAGATTTAGCTTTTAGTAAAAAAATATTCTAA
- a CDS encoding uracil-DNA glycosylase, producing the protein MDEISELWEDLKFEVGSIGNELLPKDRQEVYIGMGDRNADVLFVGNDPKLYLAEDYKVEPQSSGAFLIRLLDVVEYLPETYYITTLSKREIKIKNFNEEERKKLIDLLFMQILLISPKIVVFLGKEVAQLIENKEIDFDNERGQFKKWRGDVETYLTYDVETVIKARNDSGKKAAIALNFLNDMKNVKERLNNDE; encoded by the coding sequence ATGGACGAAATATCAGAATTATGGGAAGACTTAAAATTTGAAGTTGGAAGTATTGGAAATGAACTATTACCCAAAGATAGACAAGAAGTATATATTGGAATGGGAGATAGAAATGCAGATGTTTTATTTGTTGGAAATGACCCAAAGCTTTACTTAGCTGAAGACTATAAGGTTGAGCCTCAATCAAGTGGAGCTTTTTTAATAAGACTTTTAGATGTTGTTGAGTATTTACCTGAAACATATTATATAACTACATTAAGTAAAAGAGAAATAAAAATAAAGAATTTTAATGAAGAAGAAAGAAAAAAATTAATAGATTTACTTTTTATGCAAATTTTATTAATTTCTCCAAAAATAGTTGTCTTTCTTGGAAAAGAAGTTGCACAACTAATTGAAAATAAAGAAATTGATTTTGATAATGAGAGAGGTCAATTCAAAAAATGGAGAGGAGATGTTGAAACTTATTTAACTTATGATGTTGAAACTGTTATCAAAGCTAGAAATGATAGTGGTAAAAAAGCAGCTATTGCTCTTAATTTTTTAAATGATATGAAAAATGTAAAAGAGAGGTTAAATAATGATGAATAA
- a CDS encoding 5-formyltetrahydrofolate cyclo-ligase, which yields MNKKEARTLIKERRMNLSKEYIDVASDKIFEKLLQNEDFKNAKTVMSYMDFKNEVKTDRINNFIKESGKKLVLPKVIDKETMIVIEDKNQYIVSPFGNKEPDGEEYKGNIDVIITPGVAFDRNKNRVGFGRGYYDRFFVKYPNAKKIAIAFEKQIIDEGIETDKYDKKVDILITENNIIK from the coding sequence ATGAATAAAAAAGAAGCTAGAACTTTAATAAAAGAAAGAAGAATGAATTTATCCAAAGAATATATTGATGTTGCTAGTGATAAAATATTTGAAAAATTACTACAAAATGAAGATTTTAAAAATGCCAAAACTGTTATGAGTTATATGGATTTTAAAAATGAAGTAAAGACAGATAGAATAAATAATTTTATAAAAGAATCTGGAAAAAAACTAGTTCTACCAAAAGTTATTGATAAAGAAACGATGATTGTGATAGAAGATAAAAATCAATATATTGTTAGTCCTTTTGGAAATAAAGAGCCTGATGGAGAAGAGTACAAAGGAAATATTGATGTTATTATTACACCAGGAGTTGCTTTTGATAGAAATAAGAACAGAGTAGGTTTTGGTAGAGGATATTATGATAGATTTTTTGTAAAATATCCTAATGCAAAAAAGATTGCAATAGCTTTTGAAAAGCAAATAATTGATGAAGGTATTGAAACTGATAAATATGATAAGAAAGTTGATATTTTAATAACTGAGAATAACATAATAAAGTAA
- a CDS encoding KpsF/GutQ family sugar-phosphate isomerase: MLDQEIIEIAKNIYETEIKSLELRMNKLSENFVKVVRKIYDCKGKVVVTGIGKTGIIGKKISATFASTGTTSIFMNSTEGLHGDLGIINPEDIVLAISNSGESDEIIAIMPAIKNIGAYIIAMTGNINSRLAKASDLYINTHVEEEGCPINLAPMSSTTNALVMGDALAGCLMKLRNFSPQNFAMYHPGGSLGRKLLTRVGNLMKTGEALALCKADTSMEDIVILMSEKKLGVVCVMNDENNVLVGIITEGDIRRALSHKEEFFKLKAKDIMTTKYTKVDKEEMATQALSIMEDRPHQINVLPVFDKDEFVGVIRIHDLLKVR; this comes from the coding sequence ATGTTAGATCAAGAAATTATAGAAATTGCTAAAAATATTTATGAGACTGAAATTAAATCATTAGAATTGAGAATGAATAAATTATCAGAAAATTTTGTTAAAGTAGTAAGAAAAATATATGACTGCAAAGGAAAAGTTGTAGTCACAGGTATTGGAAAAACAGGAATAATTGGTAAGAAAATATCCGCAACTTTTGCTTCAACAGGTACAACAAGTATATTTATGAATTCAACAGAAGGATTACATGGAGATTTAGGAATTATTAATCCAGAAGATATAGTTTTAGCTATTTCAAATAGTGGAGAAAGTGATGAAATTATTGCAATAATGCCAGCAATAAAAAATATAGGGGCATATATCATTGCAATGACAGGGAATATTAATTCAAGACTTGCAAAAGCTTCTGATTTATATATAAATACACATGTAGAAGAAGAAGGCTGTCCTATAAATCTTGCACCAATGTCATCTACAACAAATGCTCTTGTAATGGGAGATGCTCTTGCAGGTTGTCTTATGAAACTTAGAAACTTTTCTCCACAAAACTTTGCAATGTATCATCCAGGAGGAAGTTTAGGAAGAAAATTACTAACAAGAGTTGGAAATTTAATGAAAACAGGAGAAGCCCTTGCTCTTTGTAAAGCTGATACAAGTATGGAAGATATAGTAATCCTAATGAGTGAAAAAAAACTTGGTGTGGTTTGTGTTATGAATGATGAAAATAATGTATTAGTTGGAATTATAACTGAAGGAGATATAAGAAGAGCTTTAAGCCATAAAGAAGAATTTTTTAAATTAAAAGCAAAAGATATAATGACAACAAAATATACTAAAGTTGATAAAGAAGAAATGGCAACGCAAGCTTTATCAATAATGGAAGATAGACCACATCAAATTAATGTACTTCCTGTATTTGATAAAGATGAATTTGTAGGAGTTATAAGAATACATGATTTATTGAAAGTTAGGTAA